From a region of the Theobroma cacao cultivar B97-61/B2 chromosome 8, Criollo_cocoa_genome_V2, whole genome shotgun sequence genome:
- the LOC18591371 gene encoding uncharacterized protein LOC18591371, with amino-acid sequence MAKRSDFAQKLLDDLRLRKERMAASQNSKGTNPMVADAYAYSKRSYKSSREPKPLKTTGFRAGSAQNRSSGGSKLVTTGQVSNQIVPFGSGQKSQQIGGLSMALAFALENGGKLSRTDSSGNSSVFSFLHNIGRRQMDYGKMERRNSVVSRHQPSSSQLPTLSHLHIEEISRGAQKLNQILRACSNGLNFDRYSIEIGRELLKGAMDLEESLRMLVNMQEASEYLTTPQRKSRITLLEEEEEDENTVRIADQKQLDRPTFSFDRPSRNYNDIQEVARTDLKLRLAALTYSPEVTNSKHEKKVLAVSNSHSHKRSVSYGPDIKNLTAFSEQNHSSSLPSKQEKSRIPNVIAKLMGLNELPGNVDSRVTSQKESGKQKVEGVITKKPARETTKKAGQRTNDTANPVLPPVKQKVILASKIPLIQDTVTSPAGKTLTTRNGGTRVAVHDKLPPRKDLEDMKSVTSSRKANITIDKQQSDHAQLNYNYGSRKENQEKDRKQDNIKHREHRSAERSESKEPVFKDEMQQMIPYMHKRSESALTLKETTEFSESMHHMENRYSNKLLLGNQQKLQNNHGFQHVHMLQKSELQEKKRRTEEKEQHSSKQKLQGKKQKGNEPVSGNFSKPMSGATNLQNKQPQMSHAATTRTGSTEYTDATQFNGFPDGRHQENPARDRSSINLNFKIKDSINRKSSQHYSRGDIESESAKARILFAVDEKPPQVQTTMKAKSAKGHKLEVPRKVDEVMTKKGGSVTNLPRMLKHQSSILQEGKQTRQEKLAISREADQMKASRFEEVETEITRSKRSVASLQPSSVAQELQKAAQKNSILCSPVEDDSQSLNESQALAPKDRCQNTVPMATNEQQDQEPDLGRAKEHTVRNNATDLLRRTQEESTEISYTPQSQTQRTYTSEMPEPLTESENQLKQILMKSQLFMNTAEALFKLNIPISILHANGLDYHNQESKLVLDCGYEVMKRKGRRQELSVHPFLKVSITSKKAKSLDELVKQMCKDFDKLKLYGRDGREDSPFEDYLPKMLEADVYSKEPDVNCMWDLGWNCVMFAFLEKDDVIRDVEKYVLNGLLDEITRDLFKGISASVK; translated from the exons ATGGCCAAGAGATCAGATTTTGCACAGAAGCTGTTAGATGACCTCCGGTTGCGGAAGGAGCGGATGGCTGCATCTCAGAACTCAAAGGGTACAAATCCAATGGTTGCAG ATGCATATGCTTACTCCAAGAGAAGTTATAAATCATCCAGGGAACCGAAACCACTCAAAACT ACTGGTTTTAGAGCTGGAAGTGCACAAAACAGGTCTAGTGGGGGCAGTAAATTAGTAACCACTGGGCAGGTATCAAATCAGATTGTTCCTTTTGGGAGTGGCCAGAAGTCACAACAAATAGGAGGTCTGTCAATGGCCCTTGCTTTTGCACTTGAAAATGGAGGAAAACTAAGCAGAACAGATTCTTCAGGCAATAGCTCAGTGTTCAGTTTTCTGCATAACATTGGTAGGAGACAGATGGATTATGGGAAGATGGAAAGAAGAAACAGTGTAGTAAGTAGGCATCAACCTTCAAGTAGCCAACTCCCTACTCTCTCTCATCTCCATATCGAAGAAATATCAAGGGGTGCACAAAAGTTAAATCAGATCCTCCGAGCCTGCTCTAACGGCCTTAACTTCGACAGATATTCAATAGAAATTGGGCGGGAACTATTGAAAGGAGCAATGGATTTGGAGGAGTCTCTAAGGATGCTTGTAAACATGCAGGAAGCTTCAGAGTACTTAACAACGCCACAGAGAAAAAGTCGGATAACATTGCtagaggaggaggaggaggatgAGAACACTGTCAGAATAGCTGATCAGAAGCAATTGGATAGGCCGACGTTTTCTTTTGACAGACCATCAAGGAACTATAATGACATTCAAGAAGTTGCAAGAACTGATCTCAAGCTGAGGCTGGCAGCTCTTACTTACTCTCCAGAGGTTACTAATTCCAAGCATGAGAAGAAAGTTCTAGCTGTCTCAAATTCACATTCTCACAAGCGATCTGTTAGCTATGGTCCAGACATTAAAAATCTCACTGCATTCTCAGAACAGAATCACTCAAGTTCATTGCCGTCCAAACAAGAAAAGTCGAGAATTCCAAATGTAATTGCGAAACTGATGGGGCTCAATGAACTGCCAGGAAATGTAGATTCAAGGGTTACCTCACAGAAGGAGTCTGGAAAGCAAAAGGTAGAAGGGGTGATCACGAAGAAACCTGCACGGGAAACTACCAAAAAGGCTGGACAAAGGACAAATGATACTGCAAACCCCGTTCTCCCACCAGTAAAACAGAAGGTAATACTAGCCAGCAAGATTCCATTGATTCAGGATACAGTTACATCACCAGCAGGAAAAACTTTGACAACTAGAAATGGTGGCACAAGGGTTGCTGTCCACGACAAACTGCCACCTCGAAAGGACTTGGAAGACATGAAATCAGTGACAAGTTCGAGAAAGGCCAACATCACGATAGACAAACAACAAAGTGATCATGCCCAATTGAACTATAACTACGGaagtagaaaagaaaatcaagaaaaggACAGAAAACAGGATAATATAAAGCACAGGGAACACAGGAGTGCTGAGCGAAGTGAATCCAAAGAACCAGTTTTCAAGGATGAGATGCAACAGATGATACCATATATGCATAAAAGATCAGAATCTGCACTTACACTGAAAGAAACAACAGAGTTCAGTGAAAGCATGCATCATATGGAAAACAGATATTCTAACAAGCTTCTCCTAGGCAATCAACAAAAGCTGCAAAATAATCATGGATTTCAACACGTACACATGCTCCAAAAATCTGAGCTTCAAGAGAAAAAGCGTCGAACAGAAGAGAAGGAACAACATAGTTCTAAACAGAAATTGCAGGGGAAGAAACAAAAGGGAAATGAACCAGTATCTGGTAATTTCTCCAAACCAATGTCTGGTGCAACGAATTTGCAAAACAAGCAGCCACAAATGAGCCACGCAGCAACTACTAGGACAGGCTCCACCGAATATACTGATGCAACACAATTCAATGGATTCCCAGATGGTAGGCACCAAGAAAATCCTGCCAGAGATAGAAGTTCAATAAACTTAAACTTCAAAATTAAAGATTCAATAAACAGAAAATCCAGTCAGCATTACTCTCGAGGAGATATAGAATCTGAATCAGCAAAAGCTCGTATCCTGTTTGCTGTGGATGAGAAACCACCTCAAGTTCAAACGACAATGAAGGCAAAGAGTGCCAAAGGGCACAAACTTGAGGTTCCTCGGAAGGTCGATGAAGTAATGACCAAAAAAGGTGGAAGTGTTACTAACTTGCCGAGGATGCTGAAGCATCAGAGTTCCATTTTGCAAGAGGGGAAACAGACAAGGCAGGAGAAACTTGCTATCTCAAGAGAAGCAGATCAAATGAAAGCCAGCAGGTTCGAAGAAGTGGAAACAGAGATCACTAGATCCAAAAGGTCAGTAGCAAGCCTACAACCATCAAGTGTGGCACAAGAGCTACAGAAAGCAGCtcagaaaaattcaattttgtgCAGTCCTGTAGAAGATGATAGCCAAAGCCTAAATGAATCACAAGCTTTAGCTCCAAAAGATAGG TGTCAAAATACAGTGCCAATGGCTACAAATGAACAGCAAGATCAAGAACCTGATCTTGGTAGAGCCAAAGAACACACAGTTAGGAACAATGCAACTGATCTTCTACGAC GAACTCAAGAAGAGAGCACAGAAATCTCTTACACCCCACAATCACAAACCCAAAGAACTTATACATCAGAGATGCCAGAGCCACTGACAGAGAGTGAAAATCAGCTGAAGCAGATACTTATGAAAAGTCAATTATTCATGAACACAGCAGAGGCGCTTTTCAAACTCAACATTCCCATCAGCATTCTTCATGCAAACGGCCTCGACTATCACAATCAAGAGAGCAAGCTCGTTTTAGACTGTGGCTACGAAGTAATGAAAAGGAAAGGCAGAAGGCAGGAACTAAGCGTTCATCCATTCCTGAAGGTATCCATCACTTCAAAAAAAGCAAAATCCTTGGATGAATTGGTCAAGCAAATGTGTAAAGACTTTGATAAGTTGAAGTTATATGGAAGGGATGGGAGAGAAGATTCTCCCTTCGAAGACTACCTACCGAAGATGCTTGAGGCCGATGTCTACAGCAAGGAACCAGATGTGAATTGTATGTGGGATTTGGGTTGGAACTGCGTGATGTTTGCATTCCTTGAGAAAGATGATGTTATAAGGGATGTGGAAAAGTATGTGCTTAATGGACTCCTAGATGAGATTACCAGAGATCTTTTCAAAGGCATAAGTGCTTCAGTTAAGTag